From Xenopus tropicalis strain Nigerian chromosome 3, UCB_Xtro_10.0, whole genome shotgun sequence, the proteins below share one genomic window:
- the krasl gene encoding GTPase KRas isoform X2: MTEYKLVVVGAGGVGKSALTIQLIQNHFVDEYDPTIEDSYRKQVVIDGETCLLDILDTAGQEEYSAMRDQYMRTGEGFLCVFAINNTKSFEDIHHYREQIKRVKDSEDVPMVLVGNKCDLPSRTVDTKQAQDLARSYGIPFIETSAKTRQGVDDAFYTLVREIRKHKEKMSKDGKKKKKSKTKCIIL; the protein is encoded by the exons ATGACGGAGTACAAACTTGTGGTGGTCGGAGCGGGAGGCGTAGGGAAGAGCGCCCTCACCATTCAGCTCATCCAGAACCATTTTGTGGATGAATATGATCCCACCATAGAG GACTCGTACAGGAAGCAAGTGGTGATCGATGGGGAGACCTGCCTGTTGGACATACTGGACACCGCGGGGCAGGAGGAGTACAGCGCAATGAGGGACCAGTACATGAGGACCGGGGAGGGGTTTCTCTGCGTGTTTGCCATTAACAACACCAAATCCTTCGAGGATATTCACCATTATAG GGAGCAGATAAAGCGAGTGAAGGATTCGGAGGACGTGCCGATGGTTCTGGTGGGCAACAAGTGCGACCTGCCCTCCCGGACGGTGGACACCAAACAGGCGCAGGATTTAGCCCGGAGTTACGGGATTCCCTTCATCGAGACGTCGGCCAAAACCAGACAG GGCGTGGACGACGCTTTCTACACGTTAGTGCGAGAGATCCGGAAGCACAAAGAGAAGATGAGCAAAGACggcaaaaagaagaagaaatcgAAAACAAAGTGTATAATTTTGTGA
- the krasl gene encoding GTPase KRas isoform X3: MTEYKLVVVGAGGVGKSALTIQLIQNHFVDEYDPTIEDSYRKQVVIDGETCLLDILDTAGQEEYSAMRDQYMRTGEGFLCVFAINNTKSFEDIHHYREQIKRVKDSEDVPMVLVGNKCDLPSRTVDTKQAQDLARSYGIPFIETSAKTRQRVEDAFYTLVREIRQYRLKKMSKEEKTPGCVKVKKCRVMGVDDAFYTLVREIRKHKEKMSKDGKKKKKSKTKCIIL; the protein is encoded by the exons ATGACGGAGTACAAACTTGTGGTGGTCGGAGCGGGAGGCGTAGGGAAGAGCGCCCTCACCATTCAGCTCATCCAGAACCATTTTGTGGATGAATATGATCCCACCATAGAG GACTCGTACAGGAAGCAAGTGGTGATCGATGGGGAGACCTGCCTGTTGGACATACTGGACACCGCGGGGCAGGAGGAGTACAGCGCAATGAGGGACCAGTACATGAGGACCGGGGAGGGGTTTCTCTGCGTGTTTGCCATTAACAACACCAAATCCTTCGAGGATATTCACCATTATAG GGAGCAGATAAAGCGAGTGAAGGATTCGGAGGACGTGCCGATGGTTCTGGTGGGCAACAAGTGCGACCTGCCCTCCCGGACGGTGGACACCAAACAGGCGCAGGATTTAGCCCGGAGTTACGGGATTCCCTTCATCGAGACGTCGGCCAAAACCAGACAG AGAGTGGAGGATGCTTTTTATACATTGGTGAGAGAAATCCGGCAGTACAGATTGAAAAAGATGAGCAAAGAAGAAAAGACCCCCGGATGTGTGAAAGTTAAAAAATGCCGAGTGAT G GGCGTGGACGACGCTTTCTACACGTTAGTGCGAGAGATCCGGAAGCACAAAGAGAAGATGAGCAAAGACggcaaaaagaagaagaaatcgAAAACAAAGTGTATAATTTTGTGA
- the etfrf1 gene encoding electron transfer flavoprotein regulatory factor 1 has translation MTMANPLRGEVVRLYKNLLFLGREYPKGESYFRERLKRAFLKNKDVRDPEKIKELIGRGEFVIKELEALYFLRKYRAMKQRYYEDKESP, from the exons ATGACAATGGCCAATCCCTTGAGAGGAGAAGTCGTCAGACTGTATAAGAAT cttcTGTTCCTGGGCCGAGAGTACCCCAAGGGGGAGAGTTACTTTAGGGAGCGCCTGAAAAGGGCCTTTCTGAAGAACAAAGATGTCAGGGATCCGGAGAAGATCAAGGAACTGATTGGCCGGGGGGAGTTTGTGATCAAGGAGCTGGAAGCCCTATACTTTCTCAGGAAATACCGGGCTATGAAGCAGAGGTACTATGAGGACAAGGAGAGTCCCTGA
- the krasl gene encoding GTPase KRas isoform X1, which translates to MTEYKLVVVGAGGVGKSALTIQLIQNHFVDEYDPTIEDSYRKQVVIDGETCLLDILDTAGQEEYSAMRDQYMRTGEGFLCVFAINNTKSFEDIHHYREQIKRVKDSEDVPMVLVGNKCDLPSRTVDTKQAQDLARSYGIPFIETSAKTRQRVEDAFYTLVREIRQYRLKKMSKEEKTPGCVKVKKCRVM; encoded by the exons ATGACGGAGTACAAACTTGTGGTGGTCGGAGCGGGAGGCGTAGGGAAGAGCGCCCTCACCATTCAGCTCATCCAGAACCATTTTGTGGATGAATATGATCCCACCATAGAG GACTCGTACAGGAAGCAAGTGGTGATCGATGGGGAGACCTGCCTGTTGGACATACTGGACACCGCGGGGCAGGAGGAGTACAGCGCAATGAGGGACCAGTACATGAGGACCGGGGAGGGGTTTCTCTGCGTGTTTGCCATTAACAACACCAAATCCTTCGAGGATATTCACCATTATAG GGAGCAGATAAAGCGAGTGAAGGATTCGGAGGACGTGCCGATGGTTCTGGTGGGCAACAAGTGCGACCTGCCCTCCCGGACGGTGGACACCAAACAGGCGCAGGATTTAGCCCGGAGTTACGGGATTCCCTTCATCGAGACGTCGGCCAAAACCAGACAG AGAGTGGAGGATGCTTTTTATACATTGGTGAGAGAAATCCGGCAGTACAGATTGAAAAAGATGAGCAAAGAAGAAAAGACCCCCGGATGTGTGAAAGTTAAAAAATGCCGAGTGATGTGA
- the casc1 gene encoding uncharacterized protein LOC100170567, which produces MVQLLEGGLQTYPYPPESYPSTTLGVSLPEKDLDNLSAPPVGVFFKVPGHVIFFEEPQVARWDPKIKNWSTDAITQKKYDPERRELSFKMDAFHTFALFQDAHLNMPYEYWELNPTSTNQVALLIVSAFSELQIEIKEDQCRLASVSGADGDLSRLLGKWMPPLALKRAMQSAGLNVFPAEDSKKYVSVNKKNERAERAAYKEMALLSPSFAFGWSKWNHDCGFENVIVKVKEQKPNPQNPEPWALYMLSSQRAQRLKISESSAEFSDDLYEKSEFHSTLYHMIKEYSGAEATGRLRDSRPLFVDCVYQLLSMTRILAFS; this is translated from the exons ATGGTTCAG CTGTTGGAAGGGGGGCTGCAGACTTACCCCTACCCCCCTGAGTCGTACCCCAGTACCACTTTGGGGGTGTCCCTGCCAGAGAAAGACCTGGATAACCTCAGTGCCCCCCCTGTTGGAGTCTTCTTTAAAGTTCCGGGTCACGTGATATTTTTTGAAGAACCGCAAGTTGCAAGATGGGACCCCAAAA TTAAAAACTGGAGCACGGACGCCATCACGCAGAAAAAGTACGACCCAGAGCGGCGAGAATTATCCTTCAAAATGGACGCGTTCCACACGTTTGCCCTGTTCCAGGACGCGCATCTGAATATGCCCTACGAGTACTGGGAGCTCAACCCAACCAGCACCAATCAGGTCGCCCTGCTGATTGTCTCCGCCTTCTCTGAGCTCCAGATAGAAATTAAG GAGGATCAGTGCCGATTGGCTTCAGTCTCTGGCGCAGACGGCGACCTCTCGCGGCTCCTGGGGAAATGGATGCCCCCCCTCGCCCTTAAGCGCGCCATGCAGAGCGCCGGCCTCAACGTCTTCCCCGCCGAGGACTCCAAGAAATACGTCAGCGTCAACAAGAAG AACGAGCGCGCGGAGAGAGCCGCCTACAAGGAAATGGCCCTCCTGTCCCCGTCGTTTGCCTTCGGTTGGAGCAAGTGGAACCACGACTGCGGCTTTGAAAACGTCATTGTGAAG GTCAAAGAACAGAAACCGAACCCTCAGAACCCAGAGCCCTGGGCCCTGTACATGCTGAGCTCCCAGAGAGCCCAAAGGCTGAAGATCTCCGAGTCCAGCGCAGAATTTTCCGACGACCTCTATGAGAAAAGCGAGTTCCACTCCACCCTGTATCACATGATCAAGGAATATTCCGGGGCGGAGGCAACGGGGCGGCTCAGGGACTCCCGCCCTCTGTTTGTGGATTGTGTGTATCAGCTTCTGAGCATGACCCGCATCCTGGCTTTCTCATAG
- the casc1 gene encoding protein CASC1 isoform X1, which produces MSSIATSAASKRKGKSSKAERLRAQREEEERQLREEEEARLIAEQVLAAQREKERLEREEREQLEAKQLETRAEELEEHRLLVEEKLEAAEKWKADQRHRAKWDRYMLCDGSPDPTVPQEINTFMSLWEDERDEDFQSILKKSRLVLSLIEELESLLRDTPVGELEETDAARYKGTVLQLQQLLPMKFNQATEHLLKNASVLSDIETGNMQKVIKDNNLTLCIWANLNKNPRFKGYEFAEESIGFELPKPLAPSGIAVRILHTLYDHLSGLSRTSLPKVKESEDIGVPDAVAQEWEGQEANPEGEEEKTGAESVLGADEEVMLEDRKSTLSPTSAREDPTSATDALETAEEPDKTGGSQLGFSPEGHSPSPTLLDEPEDALEDDIVDLRQFTNVGGVYYFDVLALPPQCKQVNGWTMVQLLEGGLQTYPYPPESYPSTTLGVSLPEKDLDNLSAPPVGVFFKVPGHVIFFEEPQVARWDPKIKNWSTDAITQKKYDPERRELSFKMDAFHTFALFQDAHLNMPYEYWELNPTSTNQVALLIVSAFSELQIEIKEDQCRLASVSGADGDLSRLLGKWMPPLALKRAMQSAGLNVFPAEDSKKYVSVNKKNERAERAAYKEMALLSPSFAFGWSKWNHDCGFENVIVKVKEQKPNPQNPEPWALYMLSSQRAQRLKISESSAEFSDDLYEKSEFHSTLYHMIKEYSGAEATGRLRDSRPLFVDCVYQLLSMTRILAFS; this is translated from the exons ATG TCTTCCATAGCAACCTCCGCCGCTTCCAAGAGGAAAGGGAAAAGCAGCAAAGCGGAGAGACTCCGGGCCCAGAGGGAAGAGGAGGAGAGGCAACTGCGGGAGGAGG AGGAAGCGCGACTAATAGCGGAGCAAGTGTTGGCCGCCCAGCGTGAGAAGGAGCGCTTGGAGCGAGAGGAGAGGGAGCAGCTGGAGGCAAAG CAACTGGAAACCAGAGCGGAGGAACTGGAGGAACATCGGCTGCTCGTAGAGGAGAAACTGGAAGCTGCAGAGAAATGGAAGGCGGATCAGCGCCACCGAGCAAAG TGGGACCGGTACATGTTGTGTGATGGGAGCCCCGACCCCACCGTACCCCAGGAAATAAACACCTTCATGAGTCTCTGGGAAGATGAGAGAGATGAAGACTTTCAGTCCATTCTAAAGAAAAGCCGCCTGGTGCtgagt CTGATTGAGGAGCTGGAGTCTCTTCTGCGTGACACCCCCGTGGGGGAACTGGAAGAGACAGACGCGGCCCGGTACAAAGGGACAGTCCTGCAGCTGCAGCAGCTTCTGCCAATGAAATTCAACCAAGCGACAGAGCATCTCCTGAAG AATGCCTCGGTGCTGTCGGACATAGAGACGGGCAACATGCAGAAGGTGATTAAGGACAACAATCTCACCCTGTGCATCTGGGCCAACCTCAACAAGAACCCCAG ATTCAAAGGCTACGAGTTTGCGGAGGAATCCATTGGCTTCGAGCTGCCCAAACCCCTAGCCCCCAGCGGCATCGCAGTAAGGATCCTCCACACCCTGTACGATCACCTCTCCGGCCTGAGCCGCACCAGCCTCCCCAAAGTGAAGGAAAGCGAAGATATCGGGGTGCCAGACGCAGTCGCCCAGGAATGGGAGGGGCAAGAGGCAAATCCGGAGGGGGAAGAGGAGAAAACTGGGGCAGAAAGTGTTCTTGGGGCAGATGAGGAAGTGATGTTGGAGGATAGAAAG AGCACATTGAGCCCCACATCCGCCAGGGAAGACCCCACAAGTGCCACGGACGCTCTGGAAACGGCAGAAGAGCCGGATAAGACGGGGGGCAGCCAGTTAGGGTTCTCTCCCGaag GCCACTCCCCCTCTCCGACGCTACTGGACGAACCAGAGGACGCCCTGGAGGACGACATTGTGGATTTGCGCCAGTTCACGAATGTGGGAGGAGTCTACTATTTTGATGTCCTGGCTCTGCCCCCTCAGTGCAAACAAGTGAACGGCTGGACCATGGTTCAG CTGTTGGAAGGGGGGCTGCAGACTTACCCCTACCCCCCTGAGTCGTACCCCAGTACCACTTTGGGGGTGTCCCTGCCAGAGAAAGACCTGGATAACCTCAGTGCCCCCCCTGTTGGAGTCTTCTTTAAAGTTCCGGGTCACGTGATATTTTTTGAAGAACCGCAAGTTGCAAGATGGGACCCCAAAA TTAAAAACTGGAGCACGGACGCCATCACGCAGAAAAAGTACGACCCAGAGCGGCGAGAATTATCCTTCAAAATGGACGCGTTCCACACGTTTGCCCTGTTCCAGGACGCGCATCTGAATATGCCCTACGAGTACTGGGAGCTCAACCCAACCAGCACCAATCAGGTCGCCCTGCTGATTGTCTCCGCCTTCTCTGAGCTCCAGATAGAAATTAAG GAGGATCAGTGCCGATTGGCTTCAGTCTCTGGCGCAGACGGCGACCTCTCGCGGCTCCTGGGGAAATGGATGCCCCCCCTCGCCCTTAAGCGCGCCATGCAGAGCGCCGGCCTCAACGTCTTCCCCGCCGAGGACTCCAAGAAATACGTCAGCGTCAACAAGAAG AACGAGCGCGCGGAGAGAGCCGCCTACAAGGAAATGGCCCTCCTGTCCCCGTCGTTTGCCTTCGGTTGGAGCAAGTGGAACCACGACTGCGGCTTTGAAAACGTCATTGTGAAG GTCAAAGAACAGAAACCGAACCCTCAGAACCCAGAGCCCTGGGCCCTGTACATGCTGAGCTCCCAGAGAGCCCAAAGGCTGAAGATCTCCGAGTCCAGCGCAGAATTTTCCGACGACCTCTATGAGAAAAGCGAGTTCCACTCCACCCTGTATCACATGATCAAGGAATATTCCGGGGCGGAGGCAACGGGGCGGCTCAGGGACTCCCGCCCTCTGTTTGTGGATTGTGTGTATCAGCTTCTGAGCATGACCCGCATCCTGGCTTTCTCATAG